A genomic window from Phoenix dactylifera cultivar Barhee BC4 chromosome 7, palm_55x_up_171113_PBpolish2nd_filt_p, whole genome shotgun sequence includes:
- the LOC103723793 gene encoding BTB/POZ domain-containing protein At2g13690-like, with translation MADPGGWRSAPRPKNSGLRRAWCCPFGAAHRSPDRRSSPHYHHHEPPSKPPQKPPPFAGGSFHGSPSPSNKLGLGIIDPRRILSPGRVSPIDSDAPLGQLPEIADAASIANAAVESEPESSDPLPKERSLVPERPVAENGAGLKEGSLDLRLSLKGKDGRCLVWELDSEVLCESSAFFASMVLNSGQNVSDALADCRKIEVTGVEDLGVFGETIELMYEKDATRWLMKAGISRAIDVLEVSSTIMFDRGITSCLKYIEAVPWSEKDEEKLKSLFARYTFDEAISQDVLARLFPRGPNQSEVLALQLIRSVANGTNSNARKEMQFFVSGLLSKSSVYQKDPAGLNKESLYSICQSCLNSLVELFEEASNSGPVNQMAITKATKPLIERVSKQVENINWLLEILVDKQMAEDFVCLWARQDGLIRMHGMASPMVRYELSRISASLFIALGRGRLQCGGNMRSSVLRAWFGPMLVDFGWLQRCSKGLDMRMLEESLGQALLTLPLKQQQSFFEEWFRCFVCHGTECPNLGKAFQVWWRRSFAVRSSEAHSHAS, from the exons ATGGCGGATCCCGGCGGCTGGCGATCCGCCCCCCGCCCGAAGAATTCCGGCCTCCGACGGGCCTGGTGCTGCCCCTTCGGCGCCGCTCACCGCAGCCCCGACCGCCGGAGCTCCCCTCACTACCATCACCATGAACCCCCCTCCAAGCCTCCCCAGAAGCCACCGCCCTTCGCCGGTGGCTCCTTCCACGGCTCCCCTTCTCCCAGCAACAAGCTCGGACTCGGCATCATCGACCCCCGGCGGATCCTCTCCCCCGGCCGGGTCTCCCCTATCGACTCCGATGCGCCCCTCGGCCAGCTGCCGGAGATCGCCGACGCCGCCTCGATCGCCAACGCGGCTGTGGAGTCGGAGCCGGAGAGCTCGGATCCGCTTCCAAAGGAGCGATCTTTGGTTCCGGAGAGGCCGGTGGCGGAGAATGGGGCTGGTTTGAAGGAGGGATCTTTGGATTTGAGGCTCAGCTTGAAGGGAAAGGACGGGAGGTGCTTGGTGTGGGAGCTGGATTCGGAGGTCCTGTGCGAGAGCAGTGCATTTTTTGCCTCCATGGTTCTGAACTCTGGCCAGAATGTCTCGGATGCTTTGGCTGATTGCCGGAAGATAGAGGTTACTGGTGTTGAGGATTTGGGTGTTTTCGGGGAGACAATAGAGCTGATGTACGAGAAGGATGCAACGAGGTGGCTCATGAAAGCCGGAATCTCCCGAGCCATTGACGTACTTGAG gtatcTTCCACGATCATGTTTGACAGAGGTATCACATCATGTTTGAAGTATATCGAGGCTGTTCCATGGAGTGAGAAGGACGAGGAGAAGCTGAAGAGCTTGTTTGCAAGATACACATTCGATGAAGCAATTTCTCAAGATGTACTAGCCAGGTTATTCCCACGAGGTCCAAACCAGTCTGAAGTTCTAGCTCTGCAGCTCATACGGTCTGTTGCAAATGGAACTAATAGTAATGCAAGGAAGGAGATGCAGTTCTTTGTAAGTGGCCTCTTATCGAAAAGCTCAGTCTATCAAAAGGACCCCGCTGGTCTCAATAAGGAGAGCCTGTACAGCATCTGTCAATCTTGTTTGAACTCACTGGTGGAGCTCTTTGAAGAAGCCTCCAACTCTGGTCCGGTAAATCAGATGGCAATAACAAAAGCAACAAAGCCATTGATCGAGCGAGTCTCTAAGCAAGTGGAGAACATTAACTGGCTGCTAGAGATTCTTGTAGACAAGCAGATGGCAGAAGATTTTGTGTGCTTGTGGGCAAGACAAGATGGATTGATCAGGATGCATGGCATGGCATCACCAATGGTGAGATACGAGCTCAGTCGCATCTCGGCGAGTCTGTTTATTGCACTAGGAAGGGGGAGGTTGCAGTGTGGGGGCAACATGAGATCCAGTGTCCTCAGGGCATGGTTTGGACCTATGTTGGTGGACTTCGGTTGGTTGCAGAGATGCTCAAAAGGGTTGGACATGAGGATGTTGGAGGAGAGCCTGGGCCAAGCTCTCCTTACCCTTCCATTGAAGCAGCAGCAGAGCTTTTTTGAGGAATGGTTTCGATGTTTCGTTTGCCATGGCACTGAATGTCCAAACCTGGGCAAGGCTTTTCAGGTATGGTGGCGAAGGTCATTTGCTGTAAGGTCCTCGGAAGCGCACAGCCATGCTTCTTAA